Proteins encoded within one genomic window of Oncorhynchus keta strain PuntledgeMale-10-30-2019 chromosome 12, Oket_V2, whole genome shotgun sequence:
- the LOC118391093 gene encoding uncharacterized protein LOC118391093 isoform X1, which produces MKPFLWNFVRGHHQLLTCIFGLFCALWTRSLMEPLRDLFWLWVVLGMIFVSMVIGLIFILINQCISKKAAEQYNTNTPSRTTPQYYAQSSKYHLKDLEDDLPPLPPRTQFLTSCPKTESYENLVGLPDYVKVDDNAPPPPYHHTETLVCKDNDGIPEDYDDIGADCQIEEDYDDLG; this is translated from the exons ATGAAGCCATTTCTATGGAATTTTGTGAGAGGTCATCATCAATTACTTACATGTATATTTGGGCTCTTTTGTGCACTGTGGACTAGATCACTCATGGAACCTTTACGGGATCTCTTCTGGCTGTGGGTGGTTCTTGGAATGATTTTTGTTTCCATGGTAATAGGTCTCATCTTCATTCTTATCAACCAGTGTATTTCCAAGAAAG CTGCtgaacaatacaatacaaatacaccAAGTCGCACTACGCCTCAGTATTATGCCCA AAGCAGCAAATATCATCTCAAAGATCTGGAGGATGATTTGCCTCCTTTACCACCCAGGACTCAGTTTCTCACATCCTGTCCCA AGACTGAAAGCTATGAGAACCTTGTAGGGCTACCTGACTATGTGAAAGTAGATGACAATGCCCCTCCTCCACCGTACCATCACACAGAGACACTGGTGTGTAAGGACAATGACGGCATTCCAGAGGACTACGATGACATCGGAGCAGACTGTCAGATCGAGGAGGACTATGATGATCTGGGATAA
- the LOC118391093 gene encoding uncharacterized protein LOC118391093 isoform X2 gives MKPFLWNFVRGHHQLLTCIFGLFCALWTRSLMEPLRDLFWLWVVLGMIFVSMVIGLIFILINQCISKKAAEQYNTNTPSRTTPQYYAQSSKYHLKDLEDDLPPLPPRTQFLTSCPKTLVCKDNDGIPEDYDDIGADCQIEEDYDDLG, from the exons ATGAAGCCATTTCTATGGAATTTTGTGAGAGGTCATCATCAATTACTTACATGTATATTTGGGCTCTTTTGTGCACTGTGGACTAGATCACTCATGGAACCTTTACGGGATCTCTTCTGGCTGTGGGTGGTTCTTGGAATGATTTTTGTTTCCATGGTAATAGGTCTCATCTTCATTCTTATCAACCAGTGTATTTCCAAGAAAG CTGCtgaacaatacaatacaaatacaccAAGTCGCACTACGCCTCAGTATTATGCCCA AAGCAGCAAATATCATCTCAAAGATCTGGAGGATGATTTGCCTCCTTTACCACCCAGGACTCAGTTTCTCACATCCTGTCCCA AGACACTGGTGTGTAAGGACAATGACGGCATTCCAGAGGACTACGATGACATCGGAGCAGACTGTCAGATCGAGGAGGACTATGATGATCTGGGATAA
- the LOC118391093 gene encoding uncharacterized protein LOC118391093 isoform X3, which translates to MEPLRDLFWLWVVLGMIFVSMVIGLIFILINQCISKKAAEQYNTNTPSRTTPQYYAQSSKYHLKDLEDDLPPLPPRTQFLTSCPKTESYENLVGLPDYVKVDDNAPPPPYHHTETLVCKDNDGIPEDYDDIGADCQIEEDYDDLG; encoded by the exons ATGGAACCTTTACGGGATCTCTTCTGGCTGTGGGTGGTTCTTGGAATGATTTTTGTTTCCATGGTAATAGGTCTCATCTTCATTCTTATCAACCAGTGTATTTCCAAGAAAG CTGCtgaacaatacaatacaaatacaccAAGTCGCACTACGCCTCAGTATTATGCCCA AAGCAGCAAATATCATCTCAAAGATCTGGAGGATGATTTGCCTCCTTTACCACCCAGGACTCAGTTTCTCACATCCTGTCCCA AGACTGAAAGCTATGAGAACCTTGTAGGGCTACCTGACTATGTGAAAGTAGATGACAATGCCCCTCCTCCACCGTACCATCACACAGAGACACTGGTGTGTAAGGACAATGACGGCATTCCAGAGGACTACGATGACATCGGAGCAGACTGTCAGATCGAGGAGGACTATGATGATCTGGGATAA